The Aspergillus fumigatus Af293 chromosome 7, whole genome shotgun sequence genome includes the window CATTACGGTCATCGAATGGCTGCTCACCCAGCCAATGAGCCAGTGAATTGACAAAGAAGGTAGTTTGTTGGATAAAGAAAGCACGCAGAATCCCAGCATATATCAACCCACCCTGCCAATCAACCCATCCCAAGCCACACAACAGAGTCTGAAGGATTAAGCTCATGAACAAGGCGGTTTTTATATAGTGCTTATGCTGCCAGACCACCACAGGGTCCGCGTCGAGATCCGTGACATCGGTGCGGCCCACTTTCTTGTAGTTTTACTTCATAATGAGCCATCCGATGTGTGAATATAAAACCTTCTCCGGACTGAGTATGGGCCCTTCTCTGTATCCGTGTAGCGATGATGAACTCGGTGGCCACGCGCCCACCAGCGTATCGAGCCCTGGCCGGCAGCGACGCCAACCGCGGCCAAGTAAAGCTTTAAGGGGAGGGTGGCTTTATACGAACAATGCGCCCAGCATCGGTGATACCCTGCTAAGGTCAGCGGTGTCATCATTAGCAAGGAGGGAGAAGTGGATAAAAACGTGTGAAGGAGAGCGTTTACCAGCAGTAATGCCCAGGCCTACATTAAAGTAGTATATAAGCGCAAAGAGGGCTGTGTGTGGATGTAGAGGGGCCCAGTAGGCCCCAATACAACCCACAAGAGGGACGAAAAGAATGAAGAAGCAGTTCAACCAATTGGTATGCTGATGCCAGTTTGACCATATCACGGGCTGCTCAGTGATATGCGATGCCCTGGCGGTGGTACTCTTGCTCTTCGGCATGGGAGCGTGGTCAGTGGTGCCATCATCGGGCTTGGCCTCAGGGCCCTGGACGTCATCAGAGATCATTGTGTTCGTCGCAGAAGTTATCGATCCATCTATTTGTTCTATTTGTTCGAAAAAGAATGTCAGGGGAAAGAACAAATTTTAAGGGCGATTAGAGAATTAGTAATGACTGGTGCGGTTTAGGTGATCCGTACGACAAATGACTGTTTGGGAAGCTGAACAAAGAGGCTGCTAAATCTTCAGTTTGAACACGCCATGATTTTGCATCCCAGCAAGTAGTATTCTACGGAATATCGACGTTGTTCATTTTCAAACATGATATTAGTGTCGATGTTGCTGGGGTGATCTGTTGAGAGGGTGGGTGGGAACTGCGCAACAATCATGAGATTGATCTCAGCAGATCATGACTCGAAAATTTCCAGGAAATATAATCATTCCTGCATGCCATGAGAGCCGTCCTGTGATAACTCTATAGGGGGCTACGTGGAAAGTTGATATAACATTGTGAGGGAGAACTTCTTGGAGTGGTGTGTGAAGGTAGAGAGTTTCGATCCCTCCTTTGCCATATGAGCCATATGATGGGTCTGTTGGAAGGCCAGCTGCTTTGGTAGTTCTTCACCCCTAGATAGAGCCAATTTTTAGTCAGGATCCCCGGCTGCTTGATAGCAACATTCACTGTACTGAGGGCTTAGATGATAGCATGTCAATGAATGGGTTCCCTGCTTAGAGTAAAACAGAACAATTGCACCCGGCGTAAAAATTGAAGACGCCACAGTCCATATCACCGACTGGTAGAGTTGACAGAAACAGGAGGAAGGACCGTCGTTCCCTCGTTTCTTCTCATCAGTGCTGTTGAATGCGGTTTGCTGATCTCCTATTTGCGATAGCTGTAGCCTGAGAGTTTCTGTAGCAGTAGCTCGTTTACTTGCCAAGCATAACATGATGAACATGATAATGTGCTGAGGGGTAAGGCTGCTATCTGATCAGCGCGCTGGCCATTACTCGTCTCGAATAGCGATGCAACAAGGACTCGCCGCAGCTTGAGCCAACACTCCCCGTCATGAACCCTGAAGTTGCTGCATACCGCTTGAGGGTCATAGCTTCACTTGTTTAGAACGCTCAAATCATTTGAGTCCTAGTCTCTCATTGCACAGTGCTGTAGTCAGCTATCAGATTGTACCCCAGCAGTCTTATGGTTATCCTATGTCGCTGGATGACTATTTCTGTTAGATGCTTTGAGTGTACCTATCATATCATAGATGGAATATTTCTGGGAAGGCGGGGGTACCTGTGGCTGAGCATGTATTGGGGGCCTGAGGCAGCGACTTTGTAGTGGCGCCCAACTCTAGATGAGAACCGCGTGAGTTGCTAACTGCCGCGCGCAACGCGGAAGTCCAAACCCCAAAAAAGGGCACGCCTCAGAGTGAAGCTCAGCAGCTAGCTATTTGAACTCAGACTATACTTTCATAGTCAAATACAGTATCGCGATTTTGCTCTCTTTTTGCTGTTTACGCCGAAATCAGGAATCGTGAATTTACATCCAAGGGCGAATTGCTCTAAAACCCTCCAAAATGTGAGCTACCTTTGTCGCACTCGCTCACTTTGACGCTATACTCATCTCATTCATAGGGAGGCTTTCGACAACATCTACCTCGACCTCTCAAAGCAGCCCGGAAAATGCAAGCTCGCTGAGAGTGGTTTGGGATGGCGCCCTTCTGGCGGAGGTGAAACGTTCACACTTGATAGCAACAATATTGGAGCAGCCCAGTGGAGCCGGGCAGCGAAGGGATATGAACTAAAAATTCTATCGCGCTCATCGGGTGTTATTCAATTAGACGGATTTGATCAAGAGGTATGACACATGGATAAAAGCAACCTTAATGGTAGATCTGAGGAGAGTTTTATTGACTTTGCGGGTCATAAATAGGACTTCGAACGCTTGAGTAAGGCGTTCAAGATTTGGTACGGCATCAATGTTGAAAATCGCGAGCATGCACTACGAGGGTGGAATTGGGGTAAAGCAGAATTCACAAAGGCAGAACTCGCTTTCAACGTTCAGAATCGACCTGCCTTTGAAATCCCGTATTCGGAAATCTCGAACACAAACCTGGCGGGAAAGAATGAAGTCGCAGTCGAGTTCGCTCTTACATCAGACGGCGACGCCAATGCCCAACCTTCTGGAAGCACAAAGAACCGCGGTCGGAAAGCTGCCGCGGGTCCGGATGAGCTAGTCGAGATGCGTTTCTACATCCCGGGAACGGCTGTCAAGACAGAGAAGGGCATTAAGACAGAAAATGATGAgaacggagaagaagaggaagaaggcgaggaaCAGAATGCGGCCAATCTATTCTATGAGACCCTTatggagaaggcagagatTGGTGATGTCGCCGGTGACACCTTTGCTACGTTCCTTGATGTCCTTCATCTTACACCCAGGTACGTCTCTTTGTTGAACGCACTTTTCCGCCATTGCGTGCTGAGGAACTCTGCAGAGGTCGCTTTGATATCGACATGTACGAATCGTCGTTCCGACTTCGCGGCAAAACATACGACTATAAGATTCAATACGCCTCTATCAAGAAATTCTTCCTGCTTCCTAAGAACGACGAGATGCACACACTCATTGTATTAGGTCTTGACCCTCCTCTACGGCAAGGTCAGACTCGGTATCCTTTCCTGGTTATGCAGTTGAAACTGGATGAAGAAATCAGCCTCGAACTCAACATGACAGAGTCAGTTCTTCCGAAATTTCGTTTTGATGTCGACCTTGGAACTAATTCTCTGTAGAGAATTGTTGGAATCCCGCTACAAGGATAAGCTGGAACCTCGTTACGAAGAGCCGATTCATCAAGTTGTCACCAAGATCTTCCGTGGCCTATCAGGCAAGAAAGTCATCATGCCATCAAAGGACTTTGTCAGGTCAGTCATACTTATCCCTGCCAGTTCGCCTGACCCGTGCTGACTACGCGCAATAGCCACCACGGACACAGCGGAGTCAAATGCTCGATCAAAGCCAACGAAGGTCTTTTATACTTCTTGGACAAGAGCTTGATTTTCGTGCCCAAGCCCGCTACTTACGTGCAGATTGAGAATATTGCTGTTATCACCATGTCCCGTGTTGGTGGCGCTGTGTCCGCAAGTAGAACATTCGATATTACTGTCACATTGAAGGCTGGAATGGGTGAGCACCAGTTTAGTAACATCAACCGGTATGCCATTTCCAGAACTACATGCGACTAGTGTCACTAACACTCATCATAGTGAGGAACAACAACCACTTGAGGAATtcttcaaggccaagaaTATTCGTTTCAAGAACGAGATGTCAGATGATGTATGTCTAGTCGGACAACAACCCACAACTCTCTAGTCATTAGATGCTAATACATTGCAACAGACCTCGGCTCTTATTGCTGCTGCCCTTGACAACGATGACATGATGTCtagtgatgaggatggcggGCGGGCTGATCGCGGCTCAgcagatgaggatgaagaatcTGTTGACGAAGACTTTCAGGCAGAGTCTGAGTCAGATGTTGCCGAAGAATTTGATTCTGAGCACGAAAGCAGCGGCAGCGCAAGTGACGCAGAGATGGATGACGCTTCGGACGccggcgacgatgaggaagatgtggACATGtcagaggaagaggaacgaccaaagaaaaagagcaaGATCGGGAAGTAGTTCGTTTTGTTGTGGCGAAATCGACATATGCCCATGCTTGTATAGTGAATACAGTTGGAAGCAAACTCTCTTTCCCTTTACAGGAAGGCTGTACCGTCAATCTACAAACTGTCATGGTAATCTACGTTGAATTCTAATAAAGTACGACTCTCGGTTCTAAGACaatatttagatagatagatagatagatagatagatagatagatagatagccTACTCTTTGATTGCAAATACAATGATCTCTTAGTGAAGGCTCAGgtcactacggagtattgcGTGAGCTCACTTTTGAGTTCTGATGTGTCGCATACACAGTCGTCTATCGTGTCAGCTCTCCATCTGTGGCACGACTATTGGAATAAACCCATCACAAAGACCCTTATCCCAAGCAGACTTCGGTCCAACACTTCGAACAGAGCTAGACTCATTAGTTGGGTACCTAGTATTGGGAGAAATGTCATGAATCGGCATTGATGCATGTTCATGTCAGTCAAACTTCATCGGCATCGTTAATCTATCATGAACAATGCAGTTATGCATATAATGCAAGTCACAGCAAAGCTTCATCAGAAGCAGCGGTCAGCTCTTTGGTCTTGTGGCTGTTTGAAGCGCTACTTATTCTTTGTATACAGGGCTTTATCCTCGATCAGGCACTACCTAGTTACTCTGGCCTTCTAGGCTATTACATCCTACCTGACTCGTATCGCTCAATCATACAACCATGTTCAGTCCAATATGAAGTGTTCCATAAACTTGCCTGCATGTCTGCACTTCACTGTATTATTGCTGACATGTTGCTTCTTAAAGGTCTCTGGTGCCAATGAAATAGGTCTCGATCTCAGAGTATCCCTCAAATCTGGCAAAACAATTGTGCAAAGGACATGGACTACATAGAGATCaaatattaatcttaactGCCCAGGTTTCAACTCTACCTGCCTCAGGCCGCTCATCAAGCTAATGATTGGTTGGTAGCTAAATTTCCGTACGAAAATCGACGGGAAGTTCCACGGAAGGCTGTTTTTTACCCCTGATTGAACAGGTAACCCGTGGTACCATTCAGTTCCAAAGGTATTACACATAGGTCAAGAAGGCGGACAGTGATAGCTTGCTATCATACATACGCTTGATATGGATGAGCTGATTGAATGTTGTCAAAAAAGGTGGGAAATTCTTGATATCAGGAAATTCGCTGCACTAAGCTAATTATGAAAGCTACTCTTATTGATGATCGGAGCAtaggtatggagtactctgtaAGGTAG containing:
- a CDS encoding FACT complex subunit POB3, whose protein sequence is MEAFDNIYLDLSKQPGKCKLAESGLGWRPSGGGETFTLDSNNIGAAQWSRAAKGYELKILSRSSGVIQLDGFDQEDFERLSKAFKIWYGINVENREHALRGWNWGKAEFTKAELAFNVQNRPAFEIPYSEISNTNLAGKNEVAVEFALTSDGDANAQPSGSTKNRGRKAAAGPDELVEMRFYIPGTAVKTEKGIKTENDENGEEEEEGEEQNAANLFYETLMEKAEIGDVAGDTFATFLDVLHLTPRGRFDIDMYESSFRLRGKTYDYKIQYASIKKFFLLPKNDEMHTLIVLGLDPPLRQGQTRYPFLVMQLKLDEEISLELNMTEELLESRYKDKLEPRYEEPIHQVVTKIFRGLSGKKVIMPSKDFVSHHGHSGVKCSIKANEGLLYFLDKSLIFVPKPATYVQIENIAVITMSRVGGAVSASRTFDITVTLKAGMGEHQFSNINREEQQPLEEFFKAKNIRFKNEMSDDTSALIAAALDNDDMMSSDEDGGRADRGSADEDEESVDEDFQAESESDVAEEFDSEHESSGSASDAEMDDASDAGDDEEDVDMSEEEERPKKKSKIGK